AATTCCCCGAAACAGTAAATGCTTTAAAGATACTCCCTGTTCAGCTATTGGCTGAGAAGGTGGAGACAAAAGAGGAATTTGAGTTATGCCTTGATCTGGGCTTTGATTATTTTCAGGGATATTTCTTCGAAAAACCATCAATCATAGAAGGTTCTACTGCATCTCCATCTCAGATAGTTCTCCTGGAGATATTCAATGAACTTTCAAGGGAGAAAGATATCGAAATTATAGACAAGTTGTTTAAAAAGAGCCCGGAACTGGATTTGAAACTTCTCAATTTTATAAATTCCGCATCTTTCTATATAAGACAGAAGATCAACTCCATCCGTCATGCCATACTTATACTGGGATACAGAAATCTCCAGAAATGGATATCCCTCCTTCTCTTTGCAAAGACAGGGGTGGATATAAAATCAAATCCCCTTTTGGAGAGAGCAGCCATAAGGGGTCTTATAGTTGAAGGCCTTGCCAACAGGATTACAAAAAACAGAAACATCGGTGATAGTGGTTTTATAACAGGCATCATATCTTTATCCCATGCCATGCTCAATGTATCCACAGAAGAGATAACAGAAAAACTCAATCTTTCAGAAGAGATAAGGGTTGCTATTCTAAATAGAGAAGGTTTATTAGGAGACCTTTTATCGCTCGTGGAGATGCTGGAGAGGAATGAAATAGAAAATGCCATACCTTTAATTGAGAAATACAATTTGACGCCTGAAGAGGTATTCAAATTTGAGACAAATGCCATCGTTAATTTTGAAAGCATGGATATCTCAAATCTGTAAACGATTAAATCAGGCACAATAAAAAAATCATGGTGTTGTTAAAATCTTGTGTTGACATAAGGGGTAAGACATAATCTATTCTGAAACAGATACCTGGAATTTTATTTCTGCCTCAGAACGCCTCCCATAGATGGGCAAAATTGCCGAATCTCCCATTGAAAGACTCCTTTTTAAACCCTCCTTTATTAGAGCTTCTCCAGAAACCTTTCTAAAACCTTCTTTTATTATATAGATGTCTTTAAAACCTGAAAGAAAAGGCAAACAAGGTTCTACTCCTGAACCAAGGCATATACAAGGTGTTTTTATATCCTTTACCGCATCCTCCGGTCTTTTTGATGTGTAATGGGTAATTCGGTGAATCTTGTTGTTATTCATATAATAAAGGGATGAAAATACCTCCCCCTTTTTTGCATCTATGGCAGGGAATACATAATAACCGCCCATGGACATAAAAGTGGAGGCAAGGACATCAAGGGTAGGGACTCCGATTAGGGGTATATTCTTTCCTGAACTCAACCCTTTGCAAAAGGCAATGCCTACCCTTATGCCGGTAAAAGAACCCGGGCCCAATGTGACAATGATGAGGTTTATGTCATCTACAGAATATGAGTTTTGTTTAAGGGCATCAAGCACCCTCACTGCAATGATCTCTGAAGGCGCCTTTGTTCCCTTTATATGCCTCTCATCCATGAGCCTATCTTCAACAGATAAGACTATTGTTAGATATTCTAAAGAATTGTCTATGGCAAGGATAAGCCTATCTTCCAAAAAACATCCTCGATATGTCATTAAAGAAGGCAAGGGCCATAATGGCAATGAGTATGCCCATGCCTACCTTCTGAGATATATCTATAAAACGCTGGGATACCTTCCTTCTTGTGATAAGCTCTATTAAATGGAACAGTATATGGCCCCCGTCGAGTATGGGAATGGGAAGAAGGTTTATTATAGCCAGGTTTATACTTATTATAGCCACAAAATAAATGAGGTTCTTCTTGCCCTCCTTTGCCTGCTTTCCAGCTACCTCCAGTATCATAAGAGGTCCACCTATTTGCTTAGGCGATATACTACCTTCTATGAGTTTTATAATGCCTATAACCGTAACCTTTGACAGGAAATAGGTCTGGCGGACAGCCTTTGGAATGGCCTCCAACACCCCTTCCTTCCTTTTGAAAAAATCATTTGATGCTGTAATGCCTATTACACGCCTCGTTATCTTTTCACCGAAAATATTTTTACCCTCTATTACCTTGGGGGATATGATAAAATCCATTAATCTTTCATCCCTTTTTATGGTGAACTTAAGGGGGGTCTTATCTGTCCTTGACATAGCGTCCATTAGCTCGCTCCACTCTGACACATCTTCGCCATCAATCTTTACAATCACATCACCCTTTTGTATACCTGCCTCATATGCAGGATAGCCTTTCTCCACATTTCCCACTTTGGTAGACAATACATTATATCCGCCTATAAAGACTATGTAGAAGAGGATGCAGGCAAAGAGTATATTAAAGAAAGGTCCAGTAAAGGCAATAAGGATCTTGATAAGGGGGGGTTTATTGGTATATGCCCTGTGCTTCTCCTCTTCCTTTATCTCATCATCCGGTGATTCACCCAGGAGTTTCACATAACCCCCCAGAGGCACAGCAGATATGGCGTATTCTGTCTCACCCCTTTT
Above is a window of Syntrophorhabdaceae bacterium DNA encoding:
- the rseP gene encoding RIP metalloprotease RseP; the encoded protein is MINFDNVLSIIYGIIALSLLIFVHELGHFIVARLADVKVLAFSLGFGKKLLSFKRGETEYAISAVPLGGYVKLLGESPDDEIKEEEKHRAYTNKPPLIKILIAFTGPFFNILFACILFYIVFIGGYNVLSTKVGNVEKGYPAYEAGIQKGDVIVKIDGEDVSEWSELMDAMSRTDKTPLKFTIKRDERLMDFIISPKVIEGKNIFGEKITRRVIGITASNDFFKRKEGVLEAIPKAVRQTYFLSKVTVIGIIKLIEGSISPKQIGGPLMILEVAGKQAKEGKKNLIYFVAIISINLAIINLLPIPILDGGHILFHLIELITRRKVSQRFIDISQKVGMGILIAIMALAFFNDISRMFFGR
- the tsaB gene encoding tRNA (adenosine(37)-N6)-threonylcarbamoyltransferase complex dimerization subunit type 1 TsaB — protein: MEDRLILAIDNSLEYLTIVLSVEDRLMDERHIKGTKAPSEIIAVRVLDALKQNSYSVDDINLIIVTLGPGSFTGIRVGIAFCKGLSSGKNIPLIGVPTLDVLASTFMSMGGYYVFPAIDAKKGEVFSSLYYMNNNKIHRITHYTSKRPEDAVKDIKTPCICLGSGVEPCLPFLSGFKDIYIIKEGFRKVSGEALIKEGLKRSLSMGDSAILPIYGRRSEAEIKFQVSVSE
- a CDS encoding HDOD domain-containing protein; protein product: FPETVNALKILPVQLLAEKVETKEEFELCLDLGFDYFQGYFFEKPSIIEGSTASPSQIVLLEIFNELSREKDIEIIDKLFKKSPELDLKLLNFINSASFYIRQKINSIRHAILILGYRNLQKWISLLLFAKTGVDIKSNPLLERAAIRGLIVEGLANRITKNRNIGDSGFITGIISLSHAMLNVSTEEITEKLNLSEEIRVAILNREGLLGDLLSLVEMLERNEIENAIPLIEKYNLTPEEVFKFETNAIVNFESMDISNL